Proteins encoded in a region of the Canis lupus familiaris isolate Mischka breed German Shepherd chromosome 1, alternate assembly UU_Cfam_GSD_1.0, whole genome shotgun sequence genome:
- the PRX gene encoding periaxin isoform X1 — protein sequence MEARSRSAEELRRAELVEIIVETEAQTGVSGINVAGGGKEGIFVRELREDSPAARSLSLQEGDQLLSARVFFENFKYEDALRLLQCAEPYKVSFCLKRTVPTGDLALRPGTVAGYEIKGPRAKVAKLNIQSLSPVKKKKMVMPGALGAPADLAPVDVEFSFPKFSRLRRGLKAEAAKGPVPAAPTRRRLQLPRLRVREVAEEAQVARLAAAAPPPRKAKVEAEVAAGARFTAPQVELVGPRLPGAEVGVPQVSAPKGLGEVTLHLPTLGLGAPAAPAVEPTAVGIQVPQVELPTLPSLPTLPTLPCLETREGAVAVTVPTLDVAAPTVGVDLALPGVEVEARGEAPEVALKMPRLSFPRFGARAKEVAEAKVAKDSPEARAKGPRLRMPTFGLSLLEPRPAAAEAAVESKLKLPTIKMPSFGIGVSAPEVKMPKGPEVKLPKAPEVKLPKVPEAALPDVQLPEVELPKVSEMKLPKVPEMAVPEVRLPEVQLPKVPEMKLPEMKLPKVPEMAVPEVRLPEVQLPKVPEMKLPEMKLPKVPEMAVPEVRLPEVQLPKVPEMKLPEVKLPKVPEMAVPDVRLPEVQFPKVPEMKLPEMKLPKVPEMKLPKVPEMAVPEVHLPEVQLPKVPEMKLPEVKLPKMPEMAVPEVRLPEVQLPKVSEMKVPEMKLPEIKLPKVPEMAVPDVHLPEVQLPKVSEMRLPEMQVPKAPEVHLPKVPEVKLPKAPEVQLKGEQAERVEFGIKLPKMTMPKLGRAESPSRGKPGEAGAEVSGKLLTLPCLQPEVGPEARAGVPSLTLPSVELDLPRVLSPEAQVPAAAVGKVERPEGPGGAAGVGEAAFRMPSVEIAPPQLPSGEVEVEGRLEEMEMKVKPSSKFSLPKFGLSGPKVAKAEAEAPGRATKPKVSKFTISLPKARAGTEAEAKGAGEAAGLLPALDLSIPQLGLDAHLPTSKVEVAGADVKVKGPRFALPKFGVRGRDAEAGELAPGVGELEAKGWGWDGKVKMPKLKMPSFGLARGKEAEVQGGRVSPGEKPEPTAGPLKIPEVELVTLGAQEEGRAEGAVAVGGVRLSGPQVSTTRQAGAEGQEGALRMPLGISLPQVELASFGEAGPGATPGQQVKGAAPSAEGTAGYRVQVPQVTLSLPGAQVAGGELLVGEGVFKMPAVTVPQLELDVGLGREAQVGEAATGDGGLRLKMPTLGARAEAGEEGPGEQSPGAERTFHLSLPDVELSPPAVGSHAEYQVAEGDGEAGHKLKVRLPRFGLARAKEGIEEGEKTKSPKLRLPRVGFSQSEAVTGEGSPSPEEDEEEGGGEGASGRRGRVRVRLPRVGLATPSKASRGQEGEAAPKSPSGEKSPKFRFPRVSLSPKARSGSGDHEEGGFRVRLPSVGFSETGAPGPARMEGAQAAVV from the exons ATGGAGGCCAGGAGCCGGAGTGCTGAG GAGCTGAGGCGGGCGGAGTTGGTGGAGATCATCGTGGAGACCGAGGCGCAGACCGGGGTCAGCGGCATCAACGTCGCAGGCGGCGGCAAGGAGGGAATCTTTGTCCGCGAGCTTCGGGAGGACTCGCCCGCGGCCAGGAGCCTCAGCCTGCAGGAAG GGGACCAGCTGCTGAGCGCCCGGGTGTTCTTCGAGAACTTCAAATACGAGGACGCACTACGCCTGCTGCAATGTGCCGAGCCTTACAAGGTCTCCTTCTGCCTGAAGCGCACTGTGCCCACCGGGGACCTGGCGCTGCGGCCTGGGACCGTGGCCGGCTACGAGATCAAGGGCCCACGGGCCAAGGTGGCCAAGCTG aaCATCCAGAGTCTGTCCCctgtgaagaagaagaagatggtgatgcccggggccctgggggcccCTGCAGACCTGGCCCCTGTTGACGTCGAATTCTCCTTTCCCAAGTTCTCCCGTCTGCGTCGGGGCCTCAAAGCAGAGGCTGCCAAGGGTCCTGTCCCAGCCGCCCCAACCCGCCGGCGCCTCCAGCTGCCTCGGCTGCGCGTCCGGGAAGTGGCGGAAGAGGCCCAGGTGGCCCGGCTGGCCgctgctgctcctcccccaagGAAAGCCAAGGTGGAGGCTGAGGTGGCAGCAGGAGCCCGCTTCACAGCCCCCCAGGTGGAGCTGGTTGGGCCCCGGCTGCCAGGTGCCGAGGTGGGTGTCCCCCAGGTCTCAGCCCCCAAGGGGCTGGGAGAGGTGACCCTCCACCTGCCAACCCTTGGACTAGGTGCCCCAGCTGCACCTGCTGTGGAGCCCACAGCCGTAGGGATCCAGGTCCCCCAAGTGGAGCTGCCCACCTTGCCCTCGCTACCCACCCTGCCCACGCTCCCCTGCCTGGAAACCCGGGAAGGGGCTGTGGCAGTGACGGTGCCCACCCTGGATGTGGCAGCGCCTACGGTAGGAGTGGACCTGGCCTTGCCGGGTGTGGAGGTGGAGGCCCGAGGAGAGGCACCTGAGGTGGCCCTAAAGATGCCCCGCCTCAGTTTCCCTCGCTTTGGGGCTCGAGCAAAGGAAGTTGCTGAGGCCAAGGTGGCCAAGGACAGCCCCGAGGCCAGGGCAAAGGGGCCTAGACTTCGAATGCCCACCTTCGGGCTTTCTCTGCTGGAGCCCCGACCTGCTGCCGCCGAAGCTGCTGTTGAGAGCAAGCTGAAGCTGCCCACCATCAAGATGCCCTCCTTTGGCATTGGGGTCTCGGCCCCTGAGGTCAAGATGCCCAAGGGGCCTGAGGTGAAGCTCCCTAAGGCTCCTGAGGTGAAGCTCCCGAAGGTGCCGGAGGCAGCCCTCCCAGATGTGCAACTCCCAGAGGTGGAGCTCCCCAAAGTGTCTGAGATGAAGCTCCCAAAGGTGCCAGAGATGGCCGTGCCCGAGGTGCGGCTCCCAGAAGTACAGCTCCCCAAAGTTCCAGAGATGAAGCTCCCCGAGATGAAGCTCCCAAAGGTACCCGAGATGGCCGTGCCCGAGGTGCGGCTCCCAGAAGTACAGCTCCCCAAAGTTCCAGAGATGAAGCTCCCCGAGATGAAGCTCCCGAAGGTGCCCGAGATGGCCGTGCCCGAGGTGCGGCTCCCAGAAGTACAGCTCCCCAAAGTTCCAGAGATGAAGCTCCCCGAGGTGAAGCTCCCGAAGGTGCCCGAGATGGCTGTGCCTGACGTGCGGCTCCCAGAAGTACAGTTCCCCAAGGTTCCAGAGATGAAGCTCCCCGAGATGAAGCTCCCGAAGGTGCCTGAGATGAAGCTCCCGAAAGTGCCCGAGATGGCCGTGCCCGAGGTGCATCTCCCAGAAGTACAGCTCCCCAAAGTCCCCGAGATGAAGCTCCCCGAGGTGAAGCTCCCGAAGATGCCCGAGATGGCTGTGCCCGAGGTGCGGCTCCCGGAGGTACAGTTGCCAAAGGTCTCAGAGATGAAAGTCCCCGAGATGAAACTCCCCGAGATAAAGCTCCCCAAGGTGCCTGAGATGGCCGTGCCTGATGTCCACCTCCCGGAGGTGCAGCTGCCAAAGGTGTCGGAGATGAGGCTGCCGGAAATGCAGGTGCCAAAGGCCCCAGAGGTGCATCTGCCAAAGGTCCCAGAGGTGAAGCTGCCCAAGGCCCCGGAGGTGCAGCTCAAAGGGGAACAGGCAGAGAGGGTGGAATTTGGCATCAAGCTGCCCAAGATGACCATGCCCAAGCTAGGGAGGGCGGAGTCCCCATCACGAGGCAAGCCGGGTGAGGCAGGGGCTGAGGTCTCTGGGAAGCTGCTCACGCTTCCCTGTCTGCAGCCGGAAGTGGGCCCCGAGGCTCGAGCGGGTGTCCCCTCTCTCACGCTGCCCTCCGTGGAGCTAGACCTGCCAAGGGTCCTCAGTCCGGAGGCGCAGGTCCCAGCGGCCGCCGTGGGCAAGGTGGAGCGGCCAGAGGGCCCTGGGGGAGCCGCGGGGGTCGGGGAGGCGGCCTTTCGGATGCCCTCGGTTGAAATCGCCCCTCCGCAGCTGCCCTcgggggaggtggaggtggaggggcggCTAGAGGAGATGGAGATGAAAGTCAAGCCCTCCTCCAAGTTCTCCCTGCCCAAGTTTGGACTCTCGGGGCCCAAAGTGGCCAAGGCCGAGGCCGAGGCGCCCGGGCGGGCCACCAAGCCGAAGGTGTCCAAGTTCACCATCTCACTCCCCAAGGCCCGAGCGGGGACTGAAGCCGAGGCcaaaggggcaggagaggcagcaggCCTGCTGCCCGCCCTCGATCTGTCCATCCCGCAGCTCGGCCTGGATGCCCATCTGCCCACAAGCAAGGTGGAGGTGGCAGGGGCTGACGTCAAGGTCAAGGGGCCCAGGTTTGCCCTGCCCAAGTTTGGGGTCAGAGGCCGGGACGCTGAGGCGGGAGAACTAGCGCCAGGGGTGGGCGAGTTGGAGGCCAAGGGCTGGGGTTGGGATGGGAAGGTGAAGATGCCTAAGCTGAAGATGCCCTCCTTCGGGCTGGCTCGGGGGAAGGAAGCGGAAGTCCAGGGTGGGCGTGTCAGCCCGGGAGAAAAGCCAGAGCCCACGGCAGGGCCGCTTAAGATCCCCGAGGTGGAGCTGGTCAccctgggggcccaggaggaaggcagggccGAGGGGGCAGTGGCTGTCGGTGGAGTTCGGCTGTCAGGCCCGCAAGTGTCCACGACCAGACAGGCAGGCGCCGAGGGCCAGGAGGGGGCGCTGAGGATGCCCCTGGGCATCTCCTTGCCCCAGGTGGAGCTGGCCAGCTTCGGGGAGGCCGGCCCAGGCGCCACCCCGGGGCAGCAGGTCAAGGGCGCGGCTCCTTCAGCAGAGGGCACAGCAGGCTACAGggtccaggtgccccaggtgaccttgtctctgcctggagcccaggtggcaggtggggagCTGTTGGTAGGTGAGGGCGTCTTCAAGATGCCCGCCGTGACAGTGCCTCAGCTTGAGTTGGACGTGGGGCTGGGCCGAGAGGCGCAGGTGGGTGAGGCAGCCACAGGTGACGGTGGCTTGAGGCTGAAGATGCCCACACTGGGGGCCAGAGCTGAGGCCGGAGAAGAGGGGCCCGGAGAGCAATCCCCGGGGGCCGAGCGCACCTTCCACCTCTCCCTGCCGGATGTGGAGCTCTCACCGCCCGCCGTGGGCAGCCACGCTGAGTACCAGGTGGCAGAGGGCGACGGGGAGGCGGGACACAAGCTCAAGGTGAGGCTGCCCCGGTTTGGCCTGGCTCGGGCCAAGGAGGGCATTGAGGAGGGTGAGAAGACCAAGAGCCCCAAACTCAGGCTGCCCCGAGTGGGCTTCAGCCAGAGCGAGGCGGTCACTGGGGAAGGCTCCCCCAGCCccgaggaggacgaggaggagggtggcggggagggggcctcTGGGCGCCGAGGCAGAGTCCGAGTCCGCTTGCCCCGCGTGGGCCTGGCTACCCCGTCCAAGGCCTCTCGGGGACAGGAGGGCGAGGCAGCCCCCAAGTCCCCCAGCGGGGAGAAGTCACCCAAGTTCCGTTTCCCCCGGGTGTCCCTAAGCCCCAAGGCCCGGAGTGGGAGTGGGGACCACGAAGAGGGTGGATTCCGGGTCCGGCTGCCTAGTGTGGGGTTTTCGGAGACAGGGGCTCCGGGCCCTGCCAGGATGGAGGGGGCTCAGGCTGCAGTGGTCTGA
- the PRX gene encoding periaxin isoform X2, translating into MEARSRSAEELRRAELVEIIVETEAQTGVSGINVAGGGKEGIFVRELREDSPAARSLSLQEGDQLLSARVFFENFKYEDALRLLQCAEPYKVSFCLKRTVPTGDLALRPGTVAGYEIKGPRAKVAKLNIQSLSPVKKKKMVMPGALGAPADLAPVDVEFSFPKFSRLRRGLKAEAAKGPVPAAPTRRRLQLPRLRVREVAEEAQVARLAAAAPPPRKAKVEAEVAAGARFTAPQVELVGPRLPGAEVGVPQVSAPKGLGEVTLHLPTLGLGAPAAPAVEPTAVGIQVPQVELPTLPSLPTLPTLPCLETREGAVAVTVPTLDVAAPTVGVDLALPGVEVEARGEAPEVALKMPRLSFPRFGARAKEVAEAKVAKDSPEARAKGPRLRMPTFGLSLLEPRPAAAEAAVESKLKLPTIKMPSFGIGVSAPEVKMPKGPEVKLPKAPEVKLPKVPEAALPDVQLPEVELPKVSEMKLPKVPEMAVPEVRLPEVQLPKVPEMKLPEMKLPKVPEMAVPEVRLPEVQLPKVPEMKLPEVKLPKVPEMAVPDVRLPEVQFPKVPEMKLPEMKLPKVPEMKLPKVPEMAVPEVHLPEVQLPKVPEMKLPEVKLPKMPEMAVPEVRLPEVQLPKVSEMKVPEMKLPEIKLPKVPEMAVPDVHLPEVQLPKVSEMRLPEMQVPKAPEVHLPKVPEVKLPKAPEVQLKGEQAERVEFGIKLPKMTMPKLGRAESPSRGKPGEAGAEVSGKLLTLPCLQPEVGPEARAGVPSLTLPSVELDLPRVLSPEAQVPAAAVGKVERPEGPGGAAGVGEAAFRMPSVEIAPPQLPSGEVEVEGRLEEMEMKVKPSSKFSLPKFGLSGPKVAKAEAEAPGRATKPKVSKFTISLPKARAGTEAEAKGAGEAAGLLPALDLSIPQLGLDAHLPTSKVEVAGADVKVKGPRFALPKFGVRGRDAEAGELAPGVGELEAKGWGWDGKVKMPKLKMPSFGLARGKEAEVQGGRVSPGEKPEPTAGPLKIPEVELVTLGAQEEGRAEGAVAVGGVRLSGPQVSTTRQAGAEGQEGALRMPLGISLPQVELASFGEAGPGATPGQQVKGAAPSAEGTAGYRVQVPQVTLSLPGAQVAGGELLVGEGVFKMPAVTVPQLELDVGLGREAQVGEAATGDGGLRLKMPTLGARAEAGEEGPGEQSPGAERTFHLSLPDVELSPPAVGSHAEYQVAEGDGEAGHKLKVRLPRFGLARAKEGIEEGEKTKSPKLRLPRVGFSQSEAVTGEGSPSPEEDEEEGGGEGASGRRGRVRVRLPRVGLATPSKASRGQEGEAAPKSPSGEKSPKFRFPRVSLSPKARSGSGDHEEGGFRVRLPSVGFSETGAPGPARMEGAQAAVV; encoded by the exons ATGGAGGCCAGGAGCCGGAGTGCTGAG GAGCTGAGGCGGGCGGAGTTGGTGGAGATCATCGTGGAGACCGAGGCGCAGACCGGGGTCAGCGGCATCAACGTCGCAGGCGGCGGCAAGGAGGGAATCTTTGTCCGCGAGCTTCGGGAGGACTCGCCCGCGGCCAGGAGCCTCAGCCTGCAGGAAG GGGACCAGCTGCTGAGCGCCCGGGTGTTCTTCGAGAACTTCAAATACGAGGACGCACTACGCCTGCTGCAATGTGCCGAGCCTTACAAGGTCTCCTTCTGCCTGAAGCGCACTGTGCCCACCGGGGACCTGGCGCTGCGGCCTGGGACCGTGGCCGGCTACGAGATCAAGGGCCCACGGGCCAAGGTGGCCAAGCTG aaCATCCAGAGTCTGTCCCctgtgaagaagaagaagatggtgatgcccggggccctgggggcccCTGCAGACCTGGCCCCTGTTGACGTCGAATTCTCCTTTCCCAAGTTCTCCCGTCTGCGTCGGGGCCTCAAAGCAGAGGCTGCCAAGGGTCCTGTCCCAGCCGCCCCAACCCGCCGGCGCCTCCAGCTGCCTCGGCTGCGCGTCCGGGAAGTGGCGGAAGAGGCCCAGGTGGCCCGGCTGGCCgctgctgctcctcccccaagGAAAGCCAAGGTGGAGGCTGAGGTGGCAGCAGGAGCCCGCTTCACAGCCCCCCAGGTGGAGCTGGTTGGGCCCCGGCTGCCAGGTGCCGAGGTGGGTGTCCCCCAGGTCTCAGCCCCCAAGGGGCTGGGAGAGGTGACCCTCCACCTGCCAACCCTTGGACTAGGTGCCCCAGCTGCACCTGCTGTGGAGCCCACAGCCGTAGGGATCCAGGTCCCCCAAGTGGAGCTGCCCACCTTGCCCTCGCTACCCACCCTGCCCACGCTCCCCTGCCTGGAAACCCGGGAAGGGGCTGTGGCAGTGACGGTGCCCACCCTGGATGTGGCAGCGCCTACGGTAGGAGTGGACCTGGCCTTGCCGGGTGTGGAGGTGGAGGCCCGAGGAGAGGCACCTGAGGTGGCCCTAAAGATGCCCCGCCTCAGTTTCCCTCGCTTTGGGGCTCGAGCAAAGGAAGTTGCTGAGGCCAAGGTGGCCAAGGACAGCCCCGAGGCCAGGGCAAAGGGGCCTAGACTTCGAATGCCCACCTTCGGGCTTTCTCTGCTGGAGCCCCGACCTGCTGCCGCCGAAGCTGCTGTTGAGAGCAAGCTGAAGCTGCCCACCATCAAGATGCCCTCCTTTGGCATTGGGGTCTCGGCCCCTGAGGTCAAGATGCCCAAGGGGCCTGAGGTGAAGCTCCCTAAGGCTCCTGAGGTGAAGCTCCCGAAGGTGCCGGAGGCAGCCCTCCCAGATGTGCAACTCCCAGAGGTGGAGCTCCCCAAAGTGTCTGAGATGAAGCTCCCAAAGGTGCCAGAG ATGGCCGTGCCCGAGGTGCGGCTCCCAGAAGTACAGCTCCCCAAAGTTCCAGAGATGAAGCTCCCCGAGATGAAGCTCCCGAAGGTGCCCGAGATGGCCGTGCCCGAGGTGCGGCTCCCAGAAGTACAGCTCCCCAAAGTTCCAGAGATGAAGCTCCCCGAGGTGAAGCTCCCGAAGGTGCCCGAGATGGCTGTGCCTGACGTGCGGCTCCCAGAAGTACAGTTCCCCAAGGTTCCAGAGATGAAGCTCCCCGAGATGAAGCTCCCGAAGGTGCCTGAGATGAAGCTCCCGAAAGTGCCCGAGATGGCCGTGCCCGAGGTGCATCTCCCAGAAGTACAGCTCCCCAAAGTCCCCGAGATGAAGCTCCCCGAGGTGAAGCTCCCGAAGATGCCCGAGATGGCTGTGCCCGAGGTGCGGCTCCCGGAGGTACAGTTGCCAAAGGTCTCAGAGATGAAAGTCCCCGAGATGAAACTCCCCGAGATAAAGCTCCCCAAGGTGCCTGAGATGGCCGTGCCTGATGTCCACCTCCCGGAGGTGCAGCTGCCAAAGGTGTCGGAGATGAGGCTGCCGGAAATGCAGGTGCCAAAGGCCCCAGAGGTGCATCTGCCAAAGGTCCCAGAGGTGAAGCTGCCCAAGGCCCCGGAGGTGCAGCTCAAAGGGGAACAGGCAGAGAGGGTGGAATTTGGCATCAAGCTGCCCAAGATGACCATGCCCAAGCTAGGGAGGGCGGAGTCCCCATCACGAGGCAAGCCGGGTGAGGCAGGGGCTGAGGTCTCTGGGAAGCTGCTCACGCTTCCCTGTCTGCAGCCGGAAGTGGGCCCCGAGGCTCGAGCGGGTGTCCCCTCTCTCACGCTGCCCTCCGTGGAGCTAGACCTGCCAAGGGTCCTCAGTCCGGAGGCGCAGGTCCCAGCGGCCGCCGTGGGCAAGGTGGAGCGGCCAGAGGGCCCTGGGGGAGCCGCGGGGGTCGGGGAGGCGGCCTTTCGGATGCCCTCGGTTGAAATCGCCCCTCCGCAGCTGCCCTcgggggaggtggaggtggaggggcggCTAGAGGAGATGGAGATGAAAGTCAAGCCCTCCTCCAAGTTCTCCCTGCCCAAGTTTGGACTCTCGGGGCCCAAAGTGGCCAAGGCCGAGGCCGAGGCGCCCGGGCGGGCCACCAAGCCGAAGGTGTCCAAGTTCACCATCTCACTCCCCAAGGCCCGAGCGGGGACTGAAGCCGAGGCcaaaggggcaggagaggcagcaggCCTGCTGCCCGCCCTCGATCTGTCCATCCCGCAGCTCGGCCTGGATGCCCATCTGCCCACAAGCAAGGTGGAGGTGGCAGGGGCTGACGTCAAGGTCAAGGGGCCCAGGTTTGCCCTGCCCAAGTTTGGGGTCAGAGGCCGGGACGCTGAGGCGGGAGAACTAGCGCCAGGGGTGGGCGAGTTGGAGGCCAAGGGCTGGGGTTGGGATGGGAAGGTGAAGATGCCTAAGCTGAAGATGCCCTCCTTCGGGCTGGCTCGGGGGAAGGAAGCGGAAGTCCAGGGTGGGCGTGTCAGCCCGGGAGAAAAGCCAGAGCCCACGGCAGGGCCGCTTAAGATCCCCGAGGTGGAGCTGGTCAccctgggggcccaggaggaaggcagggccGAGGGGGCAGTGGCTGTCGGTGGAGTTCGGCTGTCAGGCCCGCAAGTGTCCACGACCAGACAGGCAGGCGCCGAGGGCCAGGAGGGGGCGCTGAGGATGCCCCTGGGCATCTCCTTGCCCCAGGTGGAGCTGGCCAGCTTCGGGGAGGCCGGCCCAGGCGCCACCCCGGGGCAGCAGGTCAAGGGCGCGGCTCCTTCAGCAGAGGGCACAGCAGGCTACAGggtccaggtgccccaggtgaccttgtctctgcctggagcccaggtggcaggtggggagCTGTTGGTAGGTGAGGGCGTCTTCAAGATGCCCGCCGTGACAGTGCCTCAGCTTGAGTTGGACGTGGGGCTGGGCCGAGAGGCGCAGGTGGGTGAGGCAGCCACAGGTGACGGTGGCTTGAGGCTGAAGATGCCCACACTGGGGGCCAGAGCTGAGGCCGGAGAAGAGGGGCCCGGAGAGCAATCCCCGGGGGCCGAGCGCACCTTCCACCTCTCCCTGCCGGATGTGGAGCTCTCACCGCCCGCCGTGGGCAGCCACGCTGAGTACCAGGTGGCAGAGGGCGACGGGGAGGCGGGACACAAGCTCAAGGTGAGGCTGCCCCGGTTTGGCCTGGCTCGGGCCAAGGAGGGCATTGAGGAGGGTGAGAAGACCAAGAGCCCCAAACTCAGGCTGCCCCGAGTGGGCTTCAGCCAGAGCGAGGCGGTCACTGGGGAAGGCTCCCCCAGCCccgaggaggacgaggaggagggtggcggggagggggcctcTGGGCGCCGAGGCAGAGTCCGAGTCCGCTTGCCCCGCGTGGGCCTGGCTACCCCGTCCAAGGCCTCTCGGGGACAGGAGGGCGAGGCAGCCCCCAAGTCCCCCAGCGGGGAGAAGTCACCCAAGTTCCGTTTCCCCCGGGTGTCCCTAAGCCCCAAGGCCCGGAGTGGGAGTGGGGACCACGAAGAGGGTGGATTCCGGGTCCGGCTGCCTAGTGTGGGGTTTTCGGAGACAGGGGCTCCGGGCCCTGCCAGGATGGAGGGGGCTCAGGCTGCAGTGGTCTGA